A single genomic interval of Syntrophobotulus glycolicus DSM 8271 harbors:
- a CDS encoding response regulator, with protein MEYSDPSTQPEILLVDDTPEHIETAVSVLCDHNFKVRIATKGITALKLIDQHLPDLILLDVYMPEMDGFEVCKTIKRNPDYIHIPIIFLTSSNDEESIKKGFAYGAQDYVIKPFNSSELLARVNTHIKLKQQTKSLLQANRELDSFCYSVSHDLKAPLLSISRLIDYLVLDYSPRLDNDGHELLDNIQKKSNELIMIIDHLLEFSRMSEMELRIEKVDLEHCFRTICSELIKLEPQRKIQCIIKSLPIICADPIMMKLLVSNILSNALKYTRNKAAASIEITSAETPEEYIVSIKDNGEGFDMRYSDKLFKVFQRLHAQNEFEGSGVGLAICQKILQRHHGRAWLTGKIDQGACFSFSFPKQ; from the coding sequence ATGGAGTACAGCGATCCGTCAACACAGCCGGAAATCCTGCTCGTAGACGATACCCCGGAACATATCGAAACCGCAGTATCCGTATTGTGTGATCATAATTTTAAAGTTCGCATCGCTACCAAAGGAATTACAGCCCTCAAATTGATTGACCAGCATTTACCCGACCTTATTCTGCTTGATGTATATATGCCGGAAATGGACGGGTTTGAGGTATGCAAAACAATAAAAAGAAATCCGGATTACATTCATATTCCCATCATATTCCTTACCTCCAGCAATGACGAGGAAAGTATAAAAAAGGGCTTTGCTTACGGGGCTCAAGACTATGTAATCAAGCCATTCAACAGTTCGGAACTTCTGGCCCGTGTGAATACCCATATTAAATTAAAGCAGCAGACCAAATCCCTGCTTCAAGCCAATCGTGAACTGGATAGCTTTTGTTATTCTGTTTCACACGATCTAAAGGCTCCGCTGTTATCGATCAGCAGGCTTATCGATTACTTAGTTTTGGACTATTCTCCAAGGCTGGATAACGACGGGCATGAACTTCTGGACAATATCCAAAAAAAGTCCAACGAATTGATCATGATTATTGATCATCTGCTTGAATTCTCTAGAATGAGCGAAATGGAACTCAGGATTGAGAAAGTTGACCTTGAACACTGTTTCCGCACCATATGTAGCGAACTAATCAAACTGGAACCTCAACGGAAAATCCAATGTATCATCAAATCCCTTCCCATCATCTGTGCCGACCCCATAATGATGAAGCTGCTCGTCTCCAACATTCTCTCCAATGCCTTAAAATACACCCGGAATAAAGCTGCGGCAAGCATCGAAATCACATCAGCGGAAACGCCAGAAGAATACATTGTTTCCATAAAAGATAATGGAGAAGGGTTTGATATGCGCTACTCAGACAAACTTTTTAAAGTCTTCCAACGTCTTCATGCTCAAAATGAATTTGAAGGCTCCGGCGTAGGCCTTGCTATCTGTCAAAAAATATTGCAGCGCCATCATGGAAGAGCCTGGTTAACAGGCAAGATTGATCAAGGCGCTTGTTTCTCTTTTAGTTTTCCCAAACAATAA
- a CDS encoding ribonuclease J codes for MPKEHKLQIIPLGGLGEVGKNMTVIRYGNQMILIDAGLAFPEDDMFGIDIVIPDYSYIIDNRDQLLGVFVTHGHEDHIGTLPYLLRDVDTHIYATTLTLGLIHAKLKENSINKFQATAVKPGESIRLGHFKIEFIRVSHSIPDSVGLAIHTPLGTIVHTGDFKLDHTPVSGDILDIHKFSELGQKGVLCLMSDSTNVERPGFTQSESKVGQMFDEVFRAAKERIILASFASNVHRVQQVIAAAVKTDRKVAIVGRSMLNYATIAAELGYLKIPEGTMVDVDEILNLPSNRICIVTTGSQGEPMSALTRIAMNDHKKIEIQPGDTVIISATPIPGNEKSVAKTVDLLFRQGANVIHESASGVHVSGHASREELKLMLNMVKPRYFVPVHGEYRMLIKHGQLAEQLGIPEENIFIAENGSIIEFTKNSACIAGKVTSGRILVDGLGVGDVGNIVLRDRKQLSQEGILIVVMTLSRSSGRIVAGPDVVTRGFVYVRESESMLDEAKAKIRQTTERCLVSGNIEWALLKNQIRDVLGKHFYEKTRRRPVILPIIQEVP; via the coding sequence TTGCCTAAAGAACACAAACTGCAAATTATTCCTCTCGGCGGACTTGGTGAAGTTGGGAAAAACATGACGGTCATCCGTTATGGGAACCAAATGATTCTGATTGATGCAGGATTAGCATTTCCGGAAGATGACATGTTCGGGATCGATATCGTGATTCCCGACTATTCATATATTATTGATAACCGAGATCAATTACTGGGGGTTTTTGTCACTCACGGTCATGAAGACCATATCGGAACCCTGCCCTATCTGTTAAGAGATGTTGATACGCATATTTATGCCACAACTTTAACCTTAGGGCTCATCCATGCCAAACTTAAGGAAAACAGCATTAACAAATTTCAGGCAACTGCGGTAAAGCCTGGAGAAAGCATTAGGCTGGGGCATTTTAAAATTGAATTTATCAGGGTCAGCCACAGTATACCTGATTCCGTGGGACTGGCGATCCATACTCCATTAGGGACAATCGTTCATACCGGGGATTTTAAGCTCGATCATACCCCTGTTTCCGGGGATATCCTGGATATCCATAAGTTTTCCGAGCTTGGTCAAAAGGGTGTCCTTTGTCTGATGTCGGACAGTACGAATGTAGAAAGACCGGGATTTACGCAATCGGAGAGCAAAGTAGGGCAGATGTTTGATGAAGTTTTTCGGGCAGCCAAGGAAAGAATTATCCTGGCCAGCTTTGCTTCTAATGTCCACCGGGTTCAGCAAGTCATTGCCGCGGCAGTGAAAACAGACCGCAAGGTAGCGATTGTAGGCAGAAGTATGCTGAATTATGCGACGATAGCGGCTGAACTTGGTTATTTAAAGATTCCGGAAGGCACGATGGTCGATGTTGACGAAATCTTAAACCTTCCAAGCAATCGAATATGTATTGTCACAACAGGCAGTCAGGGTGAGCCGATGTCTGCTCTGACCAGAATTGCCATGAATGATCATAAGAAGATCGAGATTCAGCCAGGAGACACCGTAATCATTTCGGCGACCCCAATTCCGGGCAATGAAAAATCTGTGGCGAAAACCGTTGATTTACTGTTTAGACAGGGAGCCAATGTCATTCATGAGTCTGCTTCAGGAGTACATGTATCAGGCCATGCCAGTCGGGAAGAATTAAAGCTGATGCTGAATATGGTGAAGCCTCGATACTTTGTGCCGGTTCATGGGGAATACAGGATGTTGATCAAGCACGGGCAGCTGGCGGAGCAGCTTGGGATTCCCGAGGAAAATATTTTTATTGCCGAAAACGGCAGTATCATCGAATTCACCAAAAACAGCGCCTGTATTGCCGGCAAGGTCACATCGGGCAGAATACTGGTTGACGGCCTGGGCGTAGGAGATGTAGGCAATATTGTGCTCAGGGACAGAAAGCAGCTTTCCCAGGAAGGAATATTAATCGTCGTGATGACGTTAAGCCGTTCCTCAGGACGGATTGTGGCCGGACCAGATGTTGTCACCAGAGGTTTTGTTTATGTCCGGGAGTCGGAAAGCATGTTGGATGAGGCGAAAGCTAAAATCAGACAGACGACAGAGCGTTGTTTAGTCAGCGGCAATATAGAATGGGCGTTGCTCAAGAATCAAATCAGAGACGTACTCGGCAAACACTTTTATGAAAAGACCCGCCGCAGACCGGTTATTCTTCCCATTATCCAGGAAGTACCGTAA
- the dapA gene encoding 4-hydroxy-tetrahydrodipicolinate synthase gives MFGNVLTAMVTPMNDKLEIDYKAAADLAIHLAQNGSDGIVVAGTTGETPTLSKEEKINLFREVKQAVGNSCKVIAGVGTYSTKESVELASRINHLNLDGVLTVVPYYSKPSQEGLYCHFKAIAEAADCPVMLYNIPGRTSLNMLPETVLRLSEVPNIVSIKEAAGSLEQVSELKSILPADFTIYAGDDILTLPMLSLGCRGIVSVAAHMVGTRIQKMIAAWQAGDTAKALKWHLSLYPVFKGMFVVTNPIPVKYILNETGFNVGGYRLPLVGPGTPEKTGLNNLIELIRNLPEEV, from the coding sequence ATGTTTGGAAATGTATTGACGGCCATGGTCACCCCCATGAATGACAAGCTGGAAATCGATTACAAAGCAGCAGCCGATTTGGCTATCCATCTTGCGCAGAATGGGTCTGACGGTATTGTGGTAGCCGGAACTACTGGGGAAACACCAACCCTCAGCAAAGAAGAAAAAATAAATCTCTTTCGAGAGGTGAAACAGGCTGTGGGCAATTCATGCAAAGTGATTGCCGGAGTCGGAACCTATTCGACCAAAGAAAGCGTGGAGCTCGCCAGCAGGATTAATCACCTGAATCTCGACGGAGTGTTAACTGTTGTCCCTTATTATAGTAAACCTTCTCAGGAAGGGCTGTACTGTCATTTTAAAGCTATTGCAGAGGCCGCAGATTGCCCTGTAATGCTCTATAATATTCCCGGCCGGACAAGTTTAAATATGTTGCCGGAGACCGTTCTGAGGCTTTCTGAAGTGCCGAATATTGTTTCGATTAAAGAAGCAGCCGGTTCACTTGAACAGGTCAGCGAGCTGAAAAGTATTCTTCCTGCCGATTTTACGATCTATGCCGGAGACGATATCTTGACATTACCCATGCTCTCTCTGGGCTGTAGGGGGATTGTCAGCGTAGCTGCTCATATGGTCGGAACCAGGATTCAGAAGATGATTGCGGCCTGGCAGGCAGGAGATACGGCAAAGGCTTTGAAATGGCATCTCAGTCTTTATCCTGTTTTTAAAGGAATGTTTGTTGTGACAAATCCTATTCCCGTTAAATACATCCTGAATGAAACAGGCTTTAATGTCGGGGGATACCGTTTGCCTCTGGTTGGACCCGGTACTCCGGAAAAAACCGGACTGAACAACCTGATTGAATTGATCAGAAATCTTCCGGAGGAAGTATAA
- the dapG gene encoding aspartate kinase, translating into MSVRILVQKFGGTSVASPERRAQVAAKVSEAISQGFMPVVVVSAIGRAGDPYATDTLIKLASNIYSEMPKREMDMLMSCGEIISGTVLASTLQSAGIDAVLMTGGQAGIITNDHFGNARIIRVEPEKIFQRLNQGQVVVVSGFQGMTEDGQVTTLGRGGSDTSAAAIGVALNAEAIDIYTDVEGIMTADPRIVEDAKILDVVTYNDICHLAHQGAKVIHPRAVEIAMQKNIPMRIKCTFTDAPGTLVTNIQPDVVAGADAIGDRIITGIAHTPNLTQIRVNIADQENKTQTAKKIFKGMALADINVDFISVQSESILYTVRDEVANKAVSILKNLGFEPECLASCAKIALVGGGIADVPGVMASVVEALSEQGIAILQSADSHTTIWVLVRKEHMAAAVQALHRKLQLG; encoded by the coding sequence GTGAGTGTTCGGATTCTGGTTCAAAAGTTTGGGGGGACTTCGGTTGCATCTCCTGAGAGAAGGGCTCAGGTTGCGGCCAAAGTCTCGGAGGCAATCAGTCAGGGGTTTATGCCCGTTGTAGTCGTATCAGCTATTGGGAGAGCCGGGGATCCTTATGCAACAGATACCTTAATCAAACTGGCTTCAAACATCTATTCCGAAATGCCCAAGCGGGAAATGGACATGCTTATGAGCTGTGGAGAGATTATTTCCGGCACCGTGTTGGCAAGCACTCTCCAAAGTGCGGGCATTGATGCCGTATTAATGACAGGGGGGCAAGCCGGGATCATTACCAATGATCATTTTGGTAATGCCAGGATTATTAGGGTAGAGCCTGAAAAGATTTTTCAGCGGCTTAATCAGGGACAAGTGGTTGTTGTTTCCGGTTTTCAGGGTATGACTGAAGACGGACAGGTTACAACTCTGGGCCGGGGGGGCAGCGATACTTCAGCAGCGGCGATCGGAGTGGCTTTAAATGCCGAAGCCATAGATATTTATACAGATGTAGAAGGAATCATGACCGCTGACCCGAGAATAGTCGAAGATGCCAAAATACTGGATGTTGTGACGTATAATGATATTTGCCATTTGGCCCATCAGGGAGCTAAAGTGATCCACCCGCGGGCAGTAGAAATAGCCATGCAAAAAAACATACCCATGCGAATAAAATGTACATTTACCGATGCTCCGGGAACTTTGGTTACCAATATTCAGCCGGATGTCGTTGCCGGGGCGGATGCGATCGGGGACCGTATCATTACAGGGATCGCTCATACCCCCAATCTGACCCAGATCAGAGTCAATATTGCAGATCAGGAAAATAAAACCCAGACAGCTAAAAAGATTTTTAAGGGGATGGCCCTTGCAGATATCAATGTTGATTTTATCAGTGTACAGTCGGAAAGTATTCTCTACACGGTTAGGGATGAGGTTGCCAATAAAGCGGTAAGTATCCTGAAAAACTTAGGCTTTGAACCCGAATGTCTGGCCAGTTGTGCCAAAATTGCTTTGGTTGGCGGAGGAATAGCTGATGTTCCCGGGGTAATGGCCAGTGTTGTTGAGGCCTTATCCGAGCAGGGTATTGCTATTCTCCAATCAGCAGATTCACATACAACGATCTGGGTTTTAGTGAGAAAAGAACATATGGCAGCGGCGGTTCAGGCGCTGCACAGAAAATTACAGCTTGGATAA
- a CDS encoding aspartate-semialdehyde dehydrogenase, with protein sequence MPNIAIVGATGAVGQEFLKILAERKFPVEELRLLATKRSSGTKMTWQGKEYEVRETTHDSFKGIDIALFAGGSASTEFAPSAVKNGAVVIDNSSAYRMDPEVPLIVPEVNPEDVKWHNGIIANPNCSTIIMVVALKPINDLAGIKRIVVSTYQAVSGAGKEGIAELEAEVKAWSKGESPYQPEVFPYQIAFNLIPRIDIFQDDDYTKEEWKMVKETQKIFHSDEIKVTATCVRVPVFRSHSESINIETAKKLTIAEVKEALAKAPGVILLDEPSKDTYPMPLETADRDEVFVGRIREDQSIENGINIWVAGDQIRKGAATNAVQIAELLG encoded by the coding sequence ATGCCGAATATTGCAATTGTTGGAGCTACGGGGGCGGTAGGCCAGGAATTTCTGAAAATTCTTGCCGAACGCAAATTTCCTGTTGAGGAACTTCGTCTATTGGCGACCAAGAGATCAAGCGGAACAAAAATGACCTGGCAGGGAAAAGAATATGAAGTCCGGGAGACAACTCACGATAGTTTTAAAGGAATTGATATTGCCCTTTTTGCCGGAGGGTCCGCAAGTACAGAATTTGCTCCCTCAGCAGTAAAAAACGGAGCGGTGGTTATTGATAACAGCAGTGCTTACAGAATGGACCCTGAAGTCCCCTTGATTGTACCGGAAGTTAACCCTGAAGATGTAAAATGGCATAATGGAATTATTGCCAATCCCAATTGTTCAACCATTATTATGGTTGTGGCTTTAAAACCGATTAATGATCTGGCCGGGATTAAGCGTATCGTTGTTTCCACCTATCAGGCAGTTTCCGGTGCAGGCAAGGAAGGAATAGCGGAGCTGGAGGCTGAGGTGAAGGCCTGGAGCAAGGGAGAGTCACCTTATCAGCCGGAGGTTTTTCCTTATCAGATTGCCTTCAATCTTATTCCGAGGATCGACATTTTTCAGGATGACGATTATACTAAGGAAGAATGGAAAATGGTCAAGGAAACCCAAAAGATCTTCCATTCTGACGAGATCAAGGTTACGGCAACCTGTGTCAGAGTCCCCGTATTTAGGTCCCACAGTGAGTCAATTAATATTGAAACAGCAAAGAAGCTGACGATAGCTGAGGTCAAGGAGGCGCTTGCCAAGGCCCCCGGAGTGATTCTTCTGGATGAACCGTCGAAAGATACTTATCCAATGCCCTTGGAAACGGCGGACAGGGACGAAGTATTTGTCGGCCGGATCAGGGAAGACCAATCAATTGAAAACGGGATCAATATATGGGTTGCCGGCGATCAGATTAGAAAAGGCGCGGCAACAAACGCGGTACAAATTGCCGAATTGTTAGGATAA
- a CDS encoding dipicolinate synthase subunit B: protein MRFKGISLAYALTGSHCTLAKAIKVIEDLVREGADITPILSNAVDQMDTRFGKAEEWKQKLETVTGKIPLRTIQEVEPIGPRELFDCMIISPCTGNTIAKLSSGITDSPVLMAAKAHLRNHKPLVLAISTNDALGINAKNIGLLLTAKNIYFVPFGQDDYQNKANSLVAHMEMIPDTILLAKQGKQIQPVLVEYKKE, encoded by the coding sequence ATGCGGTTTAAGGGAATCAGTCTTGCTTACGCGTTAACGGGTTCGCATTGTACATTGGCTAAGGCAATCAAAGTGATTGAAGACCTTGTCAGAGAAGGAGCCGATATCACTCCGATATTGTCCAATGCCGTTGATCAGATGGATACAAGGTTTGGCAAAGCGGAGGAATGGAAACAGAAGCTCGAAACAGTGACGGGAAAGATACCCTTAAGGACGATCCAAGAGGTAGAGCCTATCGGCCCCCGGGAATTATTTGATTGTATGATCATTTCTCCTTGTACAGGGAATACTATTGCCAAATTAAGCTCCGGAATCACCGATTCCCCTGTTCTTATGGCGGCAAAAGCCCACCTGAGAAATCATAAACCTTTGGTGTTGGCGATTTCAACAAATGATGCCCTGGGGATAAATGCCAAAAACATTGGTTTACTATTGACGGCCAAAAATATTTATTTTGTCCCTTTTGGACAAGATGATTATCAAAATAAAGCCAATTCTCTGGTTGCTCACATGGAAATGATTCCGGATACAATTCTATTGGCTAAGCAAGGCAAGCAAATTCAGCCTGTCCTAGTTGAATATAAGAAGGAATAA
- the dpsA gene encoding dipicolinate synthase subunit DpsA produces MGAVLEGICLAVVGGDDREVYLIPELQKLGARIIGLGLEKSPLGQRIEHFNSFKEIIDEADALLLPMFGTDERGLVKAKYSNDPIILNNEVLESIPLYIPLFIGWARPALRAAAQKMKIEVVEIANRDDVAILNSVPSAEGAVQMAMDATDITIHGSRSFVLGMGRFGTTLIHLLKGMGARVTAVVRRTADLARAVEMGVRPLSFQELEQEIVEAEIIFNTVPELILNRTIQEKMSRDAVIIDLASIPGGTDFEYAQMLGIKAFLAPGLPGVVAPKTAGLILAQVYPKIILEYVSKNNRAASSAKCSEGGEGNAV; encoded by the coding sequence ATGGGTGCGGTACTTGAAGGAATTTGCTTAGCAGTTGTTGGAGGAGATGATAGAGAGGTTTATCTGATTCCGGAATTGCAAAAGCTGGGGGCCCGGATCATTGGGCTCGGACTGGAAAAATCGCCGCTTGGACAGAGGATTGAACATTTCAATTCATTTAAGGAAATTATCGATGAAGCCGATGCCTTGCTCCTTCCCATGTTTGGGACAGATGAGAGGGGACTGGTTAAAGCGAAATATTCAAATGATCCCATCATTCTGAACAATGAAGTGCTTGAGTCGATCCCTTTATACATACCTTTATTTATCGGATGGGCAAGACCTGCACTGAGAGCGGCCGCTCAGAAAATGAAAATCGAGGTTGTTGAAATTGCCAACAGGGATGATGTGGCTATCCTGAACTCTGTTCCTTCGGCAGAGGGTGCGGTACAAATGGCGATGGATGCCACGGATATCACGATTCACGGCAGCCGGAGTTTTGTTTTGGGAATGGGGAGATTCGGGACAACACTGATTCATTTGTTGAAAGGAATGGGAGCAAGAGTAACGGCAGTGGTCAGAAGAACGGCCGATTTAGCCAGGGCCGTTGAGATGGGAGTAAGGCCTCTTAGTTTTCAGGAACTGGAACAGGAAATCGTCGAGGCGGAGATTATTTTTAACACGGTACCGGAGTTAATCCTAAATAGGACAATTCAAGAAAAAATGTCCAGGGATGCTGTCATCATTGATCTGGCGTCAATACCGGGGGGAACCGATTTCGAATATGCTCAGATGCTGGGCATTAAGGCCTTTCTCGCTCCCGGGCTTCCAGGTGTTGTCGCACCAAAAACAGCAGGATTGATTCTAGCCCAGGTGTATCCAAAAATCATCCTTGAATACGTAAGCAAGAATAATCGCGCAGCTTCTTCAGCCAAGTGTTCTGAAGGAGGTGAGGGGAATGCGGTTTAA
- the dapB gene encoding 4-hydroxy-tetrahydrodipicolinate reductase encodes MERIRVFVTGACGKMGSETIRTLLSQSDIEIVGASDIRNQGEDIGKILGMNETGIKLQGSLDEQILEAAKTDILVDFTNPLSVFANAKTALRANVVPVIGATGLDEQELAELEDMAVKQNGGVFIAPNFALGAILMMKFAQETAKYFKHVDIIEYHHDQKLDAPSGTALRTAEKISQERPPMIQGDPNEYEKIPGSRGGDFQGIHIHSVRLPGLIAHQEVLFGGSGQTLTIRHDAYTRETYMPGILLAIRKSYKIKGLVVGLENFLD; translated from the coding sequence TTGGAACGGATACGGGTTTTTGTCACAGGAGCTTGCGGAAAAATGGGTTCGGAAACAATCAGAACCTTACTAAGCCAGAGTGATATAGAAATTGTCGGAGCATCGGATATTCGCAACCAGGGAGAAGATATAGGGAAAATTCTCGGAATGAACGAGACAGGAATAAAGCTCCAAGGCTCTCTTGATGAACAGATCCTGGAGGCAGCAAAAACAGATATTCTGGTTGACTTTACGAACCCTCTTTCAGTTTTTGCCAATGCCAAAACGGCGCTCAGAGCCAATGTCGTACCGGTGATCGGGGCGACAGGTCTGGATGAGCAGGAACTTGCGGAATTGGAAGATATGGCTGTCAAGCAAAACGGCGGAGTATTTATTGCGCCAAACTTTGCACTCGGCGCTATCCTCATGATGAAATTCGCTCAGGAAACGGCAAAGTATTTTAAGCATGTTGATATTATTGAATATCATCATGATCAGAAGCTTGATGCCCCTTCAGGCACAGCCTTGAGGACGGCGGAAAAGATTTCTCAGGAGCGCCCGCCGATGATCCAGGGTGATCCAAACGAATATGAAAAAATTCCCGGAAGCCGTGGGGGGGATTTCCAGGGCATCCATATTCATTCAGTACGTTTGCCGGGTTTAATCGCTCATCAGGAGGTTTTGTTCGGCGGATCTGGACAGACACTGACCATCAGACATGATGCTTATACCAGAGAAACCTATATGCCGGGAATTTTGCTGGCGATTAGGAAGTCATACAAAATCAAAGGACTTGTCGTAGGACTGGAGAATTTTCTCGATTAA
- a CDS encoding YlmC/YmxH family sporulation protein yields the protein MLLSELAEKEIVNLHDGAKLGTMGESDIRINDQGGIEAIIVSPRANHVWFLAKNSNRENENIVIPWQAVKKIGNEVIIVDIDIPSL from the coding sequence ATGCTGTTAAGTGAGCTGGCCGAAAAAGAAATCGTCAATCTGCACGATGGCGCAAAGCTTGGAACAATGGGAGAAAGTGATATCAGGATTAATGATCAAGGTGGGATTGAGGCGATTATTGTTTCTCCAAGAGCGAATCACGTTTGGTTTTTAGCCAAAAACAGCAACCGTGAAAATGAAAATATTGTGATTCCCTGGCAAGCGGTAAAGAAAATCGGAAATGAAGTTATTATTGTCGATATCGACATTCCTTCCCTTTAG
- a CDS encoding dUTP pyrophosphatase, with product MRRFLKVSYEQYRKDSDDGEENGELSKEYEDIILPRRATRCSAGYDFYAPRAFALEPGGQIKLATGIRAIMNEDEWLGLYIRSGHGFKFGVRLKNSVAVIDADYANALNEGHIQIAIYNGGDKLLRVEKGEAFAQGVFQKYLLTEDDNPRQSERLGGMGSTSSGN from the coding sequence ATGAGGAGATTTCTTAAGGTCAGTTATGAACAATATAGAAAAGATTCAGATGACGGGGAAGAAAACGGCGAGCTGTCAAAAGAGTATGAAGACATTATTCTACCCCGGCGGGCGACACGCTGTTCGGCGGGTTATGATTTTTATGCGCCCAGAGCTTTTGCGCTTGAACCCGGGGGGCAGATCAAGCTGGCGACCGGGATCCGGGCAATCATGAATGAGGATGAATGGCTGGGGCTCTACATACGCAGCGGACATGGATTCAAGTTCGGGGTGAGACTAAAAAACTCAGTTGCAGTGATTGATGCAGATTATGCCAATGCTTTAAATGAAGGACATATTCAGATTGCCATTTATAATGGAGGAGACAAATTATTACGGGTCGAAAAAGGAGAAGCTTTTGCTCAAGGTGTCTTTCAAAAATATCTATTGACAGAGGATGACAATCCACGGCAAAGTGAACGATTAGGCGGGATGGGATCTACAAGTTCAGGGAACTGA
- a CDS encoding M16 family metallopeptidase: protein MYQKVVLPNGVRVLTEEIDYLRSAAIGIWVGAGSRYEKSGYEGISHFIEHMFFKGTKKRTARQLAESLESVGGQLNAFTTKEMTCYYAKVLDEDIDLAIDVLSDMFFHSLFDPKEIEKEKNVVLEEVKMYLDTPDELIHDLFSQYIWNEHPLGMPILGDEGSIKSLDRDKIMDYLETQYCPDKIVISAAGKIKHDHIGKSLEQFGSFERQKEVSVYCHPVAKVIRTSMPKDTEQMHLVLGVPGIGQNDEDMYALHVINNILGGGLSSRLFQEIREQRGLAYSVYSYHATYVDTGLFAVYAGASPGNIEEVIKCILHEINGIRSKGLSEEELRRVVAQIKGNLYLGMESSSSIMSRLGKTELSFDRVKTAEETVEKLEKVTLKDIDRVMERLWHKDKVSMLTIGSKEFTPDFDQIINAQF, encoded by the coding sequence TTGTATCAAAAAGTAGTGCTTCCTAACGGAGTAAGAGTTCTCACCGAAGAAATTGATTATCTCAGATCAGCGGCAATAGGAATTTGGGTAGGAGCCGGATCAAGATATGAAAAAAGCGGATACGAAGGGATATCACATTTTATTGAACATATGTTTTTCAAAGGGACAAAAAAAAGAACGGCCAGACAATTGGCGGAATCTCTGGAATCAGTGGGAGGACAGTTAAACGCTTTCACCACAAAAGAAATGACTTGTTATTATGCTAAAGTACTGGATGAGGATATCGATTTGGCCATTGATGTCTTAAGTGATATGTTTTTTCATTCTTTGTTTGATCCTAAAGAAATTGAAAAAGAAAAAAATGTGGTTTTGGAAGAAGTCAAGATGTACTTGGATACCCCGGATGAACTGATTCATGATTTGTTTTCACAATATATTTGGAACGAACATCCTTTAGGTATGCCTATCCTTGGAGATGAAGGTTCCATTAAAAGCCTTGATCGGGATAAAATCATGGATTATCTGGAAACCCAATATTGTCCCGACAAGATCGTCATCTCTGCTGCCGGTAAGATCAAACATGATCATATCGGGAAAAGTTTGGAGCAATTCGGGAGTTTCGAGCGCCAAAAAGAAGTCAGTGTTTATTGTCATCCTGTGGCAAAGGTAATCAGAACATCTATGCCGAAAGATACCGAGCAAATGCATCTGGTCCTGGGTGTTCCCGGAATTGGTCAGAATGATGAGGATATGTATGCTTTACATGTCATTAATAATATTCTCGGCGGAGGCTTAAGTTCCCGTTTATTTCAGGAGATCAGAGAACAACGGGGACTTGCCTATTCTGTATACTCCTATCATGCCACTTATGTAGATACAGGCTTATTTGCGGTTTATGCAGGGGCCAGCCCGGGAAATATCGAGGAAGTAATCAAATGTATCCTTCATGAGATTAATGGAATTCGAAGCAAAGGGCTATCCGAGGAGGAACTGCGGAGAGTTGTGGCTCAGATTAAGGGCAATCTTTATCTCGGTATGGAATCATCCAGCAGCATCATGAGCAGATTGGGGAAAACCGAATTGAGCTTCGACCGGGTTAAGACGGCTGAGGAAACTGTGGAGAAATTAGAGAAAGTAACCTTAAAGGATATTGACCGGGTGATGGAAAGATTATGGCACAAAGATAAAGTTTCCATGCTTACGATTGGTTCAAAAGAATTTACGCCGGATTTTGATCAAATCATTAATGCACAATTTTGA